The Syntrophorhabdus sp. region AAAAAAACGAGACTCCTCAGCATGCAGCACATCGCACACCGAAGGTCTCGCTAATTGGCTTGTGCCGGCCAACGGCAGGACCAGGGTCGCCCCAGCATGTTGATCCTGCCTGTCTAGCTACTCCCCTTCAACAACAACGTAGCGTCAGTATACACCAGGATAAGGGAGGGAATCAAGAATTCGGAGAAAGTGGCGCACGCTTTGCTCAACGGGACTGGACAGGATTGTGCCTTGTAAATTGACGCAATTTGCTGCACAATAGAGAAAAACCCGAGATTGATCGTTAGAGGGGGCTCACGTTGGATAGAGAACGCATCGAGCGCATTGTCGAGAACAAGTATTCCCTTCTTCTCTTCTTCCTGGTCACGCTGCTTCTGGCCTCTCTTCTGACCGTTCACCATAATGTGCTGCACTTCACTGTCGGTTCCCTCTTCGCCATTGTGGTCTTCATTATCATGCTGAAGATATTGAAGGCCTCCCGCCTCCTCTTCGCGGTATACATAGTCCTCTCCGTCGTGGCGCTCCTTCTGCACTACCTGGCCGTTTTCGCCATTCGCAGCAAGCCCCTGGTGATCGTCACCCTCGTTGTCTATATTGTGATGATCGGGATACTCATCGTGTTTGTGATCCGCCGAATGTTCTCGGAGAAGCTGGTCACCGGCGACACCATAAAAGGCGGCATTTCCGTGTACATTATGATAGGAACGTGGTGGCAGATGGTCTACCAGCTACTCTGGCTGCACGATCCCCGGTCCTTCCTGTTCCCCGGTAACGTCTTTTTGCAGGGGGATCTCCTCTATTACAGCTTCAGCACGATGACATGCCTGGGGTTCGGCGACATCCTGCCCAGGTCCTATCCCGCGAAAATGTGTTCCATGATACAGGCCCTGGTGGGACAGCTCTATGTGGCTGTCTTCGTAGCCCGTCTTGTGGGTTTGCACGTGGCAGTGCATTCCCGGAAACATGAGAAGCAGTAGGCCTGACTCAGTGTTTCCTGATCTCCTCGTGCCAGACTTTGTCCGGGTGGTACTTAAAGGAGATGTTGAGCCTCACGCGGTAGCTTACCACCTTCCCGTTCTCCAGGGTCACATCCTGGGTCACGACCTCACCGACGCGCAGGTCATGGACACTCTTCGCGGCGGTCTCTATGGCCGACCTTGCCGCGTCTTCCCATGATGTCGTGCTGGTGCCCACGATCTCATTGACGACGTACACACTCTCTCCCATGGCGACCTCCTTGCCGTTCCTGAGCGTTATAAGGTGTTAATAGCACAAATGAAAGGCGTGTCAAGGAGCGCTGGCTTCAGGTCGGCCCGAAAATGGCGATAATATTGCATTGAGGAGAGGATGAGATGGAGATCGGACGTGCCATAAGGGAGCGGGCGGAGATGCTCGAGAACACGTCGCTCAGCATGGACTTCTCGTACGAGGAGCTTGTCACCCTTGCAGGTTACATGGGCACCATGACCTACAGGAAGGGAACGACTATCTTTGAGGAGGGCGACAGGGAGATCTTCATGTGTGTCGTGGTGAAGGGCGGCGTCATCATCCTGAAGAGGGACGAGCGCATGGACCCCAAGCGCGTGACTGCAATAGGCGTGGGGAAGGTCATAGGCGAGATGTCCATGATAGACGGCAGTCCCCGCTCCGCCACGGCAACGGCGGCCGCCGACACCATCCTCGTTGTCCTCTCGAAGGAAAGCATGGACCGCCTTTTCAGGGAAAAGCCCTACGTTGGCCTCAAACTGCTCAAGAAGATCGCGTACTCCATGAGTCAGAGGCTGCGCCGGACAACGGGTGTGCTCGTGGATTACCTTGAAAGAAATAACTGAATCATCTCACCTGTCAACGCGGCATCGGGGACGAACCGGCAGCGGTCCGCACGCTCCCCGGTCAGGTTGCCCCTTTCTTCTTTGAGAAGAGTTTGCCGAGCCACTGCTTCTGCCGGATATCGACGGCCTTGAGCTTGTTCTCATCGATAACGGGTCCGTGGACGAGTTCCTTCGGTCCTGTCGCCTCGATGAGGTAGTCCTCTATGATAAGGTAGTCCATCTCCGTCGACATGAAGCATTTCAGGGCATCCCCGGGTGTTTCGACGATCGGTTCCCCGGCGATGTTGTACGATGTGTTGAGGATGACGGGCACGTCGGTGATGCGACCGAATTCCCTGATGAGATCGTAGTACCTGCCGTTGTCCTCCCTTGTGACGGTCTGGACCCTGGCGGTGCCGTCTATGTGCGTGATGGCGGGCACGAGACGCCGCTTGTCCTCTCTCACGTCGGCGATGAGGAGCATGTAGGGGCTTTCGCAGTCGAGGGCGAAATACTCGGATACCTTTTCGAGGAGGACCGACGGGGCGAAAGGCCGGAACCCTTCCCGGTGTTTCACCCTTGCATTGAGAGTATCCTTCATCTCCGGCTTTCTCGGGTCGCAGATGATGCTCCTGTGACCAAGGGCGCGCGGGCCTATCTCGCTGCCGCCCTCGAACCAGCCGAGGATCTTGCCCTCGGCCAGGAGTTCCGCGGCCTTAAGCGCCACATCCTGTTCTTTCCTGAAGCTGATGTTCTTGACACCGGCAAGGTCGGCGAGGATCTCTTCCTCGCTGTACGTTCGACCCAGGTAGGCATTGCGGAGGCGATACTTTCCGGGCGGTTCCCGATGGATAATGTGGGCGCCGTGAAGGACGCACCCCAGGGCGATCCCCGAATCGCAGGCTCCGGGCTGGATGAATATCCTTTCAAAGGGCGTGTTGTCGAGTATCTTCTTGTTCGCCACGCTGTTGAGGCCCACACCGCCGGCATAGCACAGGTTCTTCGACGGGCTTATGCGGTATAGGTGACGGGCCATTTCGATGAGGGTGTTTTCCGTCGCCGTCTGGACGGCGTAGGCGATCTCGGTGTAGACGTCGTCGGGGAGCCTTTCCTGCTCCCTCGGGGGTATGTTCGGAAAGTAGCGTTTGCGGTACAGGTCGTTGTGACGGACGAAGTTCTTTTCGCTGCTTGCCAGGGCGACACCATCGACGATCTCCACAAAGGGCTCGCCTATCGTCTTTCCCGGCTGTCCCCCATAGGGGGCGAGGCCCATGACCTTGCCGGAGCCGAAGTCGCCGAAGTTGAGAAACACCGACGTGCCCATGTAGACAAGTCCGATGCCGTTCATGTACCCGGGAACGGTGTAGTCCTTCCTGATGCCCGTTATCTCGTTTCCCCGGGCCCGGTAGAAGGACTGGACCTCCTCGTAGTTCTTGACATCCTTGAACGGGAGCCCGCGCAG contains the following coding sequences:
- a CDS encoding dodecin domain-containing protein; protein product: MGESVYVVNEIVGTSTTSWEDAARSAIETAAKSVHDLRVGEVVTQDVTLENGKVVSYRVRLNISFKYHPDKVWHEEIRKH
- a CDS encoding cyclic nucleotide-binding domain-containing protein; protein product: MEIGRAIRERAEMLENTSLSMDFSYEELVTLAGYMGTMTYRKGTTIFEEGDREIFMCVVVKGGVIILKRDERMDPKRVTAIGVGKVIGEMSMIDGSPRSATATAAADTILVVLSKESMDRLFREKPYVGLKLLKKIAYSMSQRLRRTTGVLVDYLERNN
- a CDS encoding carbamoyl transferase, whose product is MNILGLHIFGHDTGAALISEGKLMAIGEERVDRRKHSGNFPVLSVNYLLKAMGLKNINDVDLVVGVTRYGKDGRDKTGDSIREKLGYSGRIHTISHHEAHAASAFFASPFDEAAVMVVDGLGSSALEIETEKQLPFMLRGLPFKDVKNYEEVQSFYRARGNEITGIRKDYTVPGYMNGIGLVYMGTSVFLNFGDFGSGKVMGLAPYGGQPGKTIGEPFVEIVDGVALASSEKNFVRHNDLYRKRYFPNIPPREQERLPDDVYTEIAYAVQTATENTLIEMARHLYRISPSKNLCYAGGVGLNSVANKKILDNTPFERIFIQPGACDSGIALGCVLHGAHIIHREPPGKYRLRNAYLGRTYSEEEILADLAGVKNISFRKEQDVALKAAELLAEGKILGWFEGGSEIGPRALGHRSIICDPRKPEMKDTLNARVKHREGFRPFAPSVLLEKVSEYFALDCESPYMLLIADVREDKRRLVPAITHIDGTARVQTVTREDNGRYYDLIREFGRITDVPVILNTSYNIAGEPIVETPGDALKCFMSTEMDYLIIEDYLIEATGPKELVHGPVIDENKLKAVDIRQKQWLGKLFSKKKGAT